Proteins from a genomic interval of Heteronotia binoei isolate CCM8104 ecotype False Entrance Well chromosome 5, APGP_CSIRO_Hbin_v1, whole genome shotgun sequence:
- the ASF1B gene encoding histone chaperone ASF1B isoform X2: MARVSVLGVLVLENPSPFGHPLRFQVQFECGEALPHDLEWKIIYVGSAESEEYDQILDSVLVGPVPAGRHMFVFEASAPNPGLIPESDAVGVTVILITCTYLGQEFIRIGYYVNNEYMDPELRENPPLKPDFSQLQRNILAANPRVTRFHINWDGPRDQMDNIENVDPEQDGFLSPNCAYIKGLAPSMGLQPENSMD; encoded by the exons ATGGCGCGGGTGTCGGTGCTCGGAGTCCTGGTGCTGGAGAACCCGAGCCCCTTCGGCCACCCGCTGCGCTTCCAGGTGCAGTTCGAGTGCGGAGAGGCTCTGCCGCACG ACTTGGAGTGGAAAATCATTTATGTGGGCTCTGCTGAGAGTGAAGAGTACGACCAAATTCTTGACTCTGTGCTGGTGGGACCAGTTCCAGCTGGGAGGCATATGTTTGTATTTGAA GCCAGTGCCCCCAACCCTGGTCTGATCCCGGAAAGCGATGCTGTGGGCGTTACAGTGATACTCATCACCTGCACTTACCTAGGTCAGGAGTTCATCCGCATTGGCTACTACGTCAATAATGAATATATGGATCCAGAACTAAGAGAAAATCCACCCCTCAAACCAGACTTTTCTCAG CTGCAGAGGAATATCCTGGCAGCCAACCCTCGTGTTACTCGTTTCCACATCAATTGGGATGGTCCTAGAGACCAAATGGACAATATTGAAAATGTGGATCCAGAGCAGGATGGCTTCTTGTCCCCTAACTGTGCCTACATCAAGGGACTGGCCCCTTCGATGGGTCTTCAGCCTGAGAATTCCATGGACT GA
- the ASF1B gene encoding histone chaperone ASF1B isoform X1: MARVSVLGVLVLENPSPFGHPLRFQVQFECGEALPHDLEWKIIYVGSAESEEYDQILDSVLVGPVPAGRHMFVFEASAPNPGLIPESDAVGVTVILITCTYLGQEFIRIGYYVNNEYMDPELRENPPLKPDFSQLQRNILAANPRVTRFHINWDGPRDQMDNIENVDPEQDGFLSPNCAYIKGLAPSMGLQPENSMDCM; the protein is encoded by the exons ATGGCGCGGGTGTCGGTGCTCGGAGTCCTGGTGCTGGAGAACCCGAGCCCCTTCGGCCACCCGCTGCGCTTCCAGGTGCAGTTCGAGTGCGGAGAGGCTCTGCCGCACG ACTTGGAGTGGAAAATCATTTATGTGGGCTCTGCTGAGAGTGAAGAGTACGACCAAATTCTTGACTCTGTGCTGGTGGGACCAGTTCCAGCTGGGAGGCATATGTTTGTATTTGAA GCCAGTGCCCCCAACCCTGGTCTGATCCCGGAAAGCGATGCTGTGGGCGTTACAGTGATACTCATCACCTGCACTTACCTAGGTCAGGAGTTCATCCGCATTGGCTACTACGTCAATAATGAATATATGGATCCAGAACTAAGAGAAAATCCACCCCTCAAACCAGACTTTTCTCAG CTGCAGAGGAATATCCTGGCAGCCAACCCTCGTGTTACTCGTTTCCACATCAATTGGGATGGTCCTAGAGACCAAATGGACAATATTGAAAATGTGGATCCAGAGCAGGATGGCTTCTTGTCCCCTAACTGTGCCTACATCAAGGGACTGGCCCCTTCGATGGGTCTTCAGCCTGAGAATTCCATGGACTGTATGTAA